The genomic stretch AGATTGAGACGGTGCGCAGCGCGGACGGTTCCGTGAAGTACCTGTTCACGCTGCACGACGGCCGGCAGATGGAAGCCGTGTACATGCCCTATCTGGATCGCAAGACCATCTGCGTGTCCACCATGGTCGGCTGCCCCGCGAAGTGCGCGTTCTGCGCGACGGGCGCGATGGGCTTCGGCCGGAACCTGACCCCCGGCGAGATCGTCGGGCAGATCCTGGCGGTGGCGGGCGGCGAGGGGCTGGAGCCGCGTGAGCTGCGCAATCTGGTGTTCATGGGCATGGGCGAGCCCCTGCTGAACTACGCGAACACCATGACGGCGGCCCGGATCCTGCTGCACCCCCTGGCCCTGGGCATGAGCAAGCGCCGCGTCACCCTGTCGACCGTGGGCCTGCCAAAGGGCATCCGGCAGCTGGCCGCCGAGGACGACCTGGGCATCAAGCTGGCGATCAGCCTGCACGCCCCGGACGACGCGACCCGCAACACGATCATTCCGACCGGTCACCGCAACTCGGTCGCGGAGATCATGGACGCCGCCCGCGAATACCAGGCAGCGACCGGGCGGCGCGTGACCTTCGAGTACGCCATGCTGCGCGGCGTGAACGACCACCTGTGGCAGGCCGAGGAACTGGCCGGGCTGCTGCGCGGGCTGGTCAGCCACGTGAACCTGATCCCCATGAACCCCTGGGAGGGTTCGGGCTTCGAGTCCAGCAGCGAGGATCAGATCCAGGCCTTCTACGACGCGCTGGAGGCACGCGGCATTGACGTCAGCGTGCGGCGCTCGCGCGGAAAGGATGCCGGCGCCGCCTGCGGTCAGCTCGCCCTGAAACGCCCCGGCGCGGTCGCCGGCACCGCCTGAGACACGTGTTCTTTCCGGCATGCTGTGACAGATGAGTAAGGGTTCAGCAAGACGTGAATGCTACGCTATACGCGTTTCCGCACTCCAGGAGGCTTTCAGGTGACGCAACCGATCCACTACGTACTGACCGGCCTGCTGCTGGCCGTCGCCACGTCCGCCTCTGCCCAGACCCTGGTGGAGACGGTGACGACCACCAGCATTCAGAACACCCTCAACACCAGCAATGCCACCAACACGCTGAAGGTGCCGGTCGTGCCTGGAGCGCCCTCAGCGACGGATCCGGCCACCGCGCCGACCCCTGGGGCCACCCCCGCCCCGGCGGTGACCATCACGCCCCTGACTGCCGGACAGCAGCAGCTGCTGAAAACGGCGCAGCTCGCATTCCAGGCCGGCCAGTTCGCGCAGGCCCGCCGGCAGTACGAGGCGCTGGTGGCCGCCAACTACACCAACCCGGAGCCGCACTTCGGGCTGGCCCTGACCCTGCTCGCGCAGAAGGACGACAGGGGAGCGGCGTTCGAACTGGGTCAGTTCACGGCCCTGGCACCCGACCGCTTTGAGGGGCCATACAACCTGGGCGTGATCGCCACCCGCGCCGGCCGCTACGAGGACGCCCTGAAGCTGTACGGCGACGCCGCAGCCCTGATGAAAGACAAGGCCTCGCCCGCCGCACAGCGGCAGGTGCTCGACGCCCTGGCGACCGAGCAGACTCGCAGGGCGGATTTCGCGGCCCTGACCACGACCCTGGCGGCCGTAGTCGCCCTCGATCCTGCGGATGAGGACGCGCAGTTCCGACTGGCCCAGGCCCGGACGCTGTCCGGCCAGGGTGCGGCCGCGCTGCCGGGCGTATATGCCCTGCTGAAACGCGCGCCCGGCCGCGCCGACGCTGCGCTCCTGCTGGCCGACATCTATGTCGCGCAGGGTCTGCCGGACCGCGGCCTGAGGGAACTCAACGCCGCACTGACGCGTGTGACGGCACCGGCCGACCGCAGCGACCTGCTGCTGCGCAAGGCGAACCTGCTGGCCGCCGCAGGCGACACGCGTGGAGCCGTGGTGTCGGCCCAGAATGCCACCCGCGAGAACGGCCGCAACGCCGCCGCCTTCGCCCGGCTGGGCGAGCTGCGCCTGTCTCGGGGCGACCGGCCCGGTGCGCTCGTTGCCTACCAGAACGCGGTTCGGCTCGTGCCCCGGAATGCCGCGTACCGCGTGGCGCTGGCCGGCGTGCACCTCAGCCTGAACCACGGCAGCGAGGCCAGCAGCGAGGCCAGCGCCGCGCTGACCCTCAACCCGACCGGAATGACCCTGGCCCGTGCACAGTACGTTCAGGGAGTGACCGCCTACCGGCAGAAACAGTACGCGGCGGCCCTCAAGGCCCTCGGGGCGAGCCACGCGGCCGCCCCCAGCGCCGACGCCTCGCTGTGGCTGGGCCTGAGTGCCTACGCCGCCGGGGACTACACCCTGGCCTCGACCGCCCTGACCGAGAGCGTGAAGCTCGACCCCACGCCCACCGCCCGCCAGAACCTCGCATCCGCGCTGCTCGCCAGTGCCCGCTACCCTGAAGCGGAGGCGGTGCTGCGCGGCCTGGTCACCGAAAACGCCCGCAACGCCGAGGCGTGGTACATGCTCGGACTGGCCCAGCGTGCGCAGCAGCGTGAGCAGGAGGCCCGCACCTCTCTGAAAACCGCCGCCACCCTCGGCAGCGTCCGCGCACAGGGAGCCCTGAAGTGACGGGGTCGGCGCCCCGGGCCCGCCGCTGGCCCGACATCCTGATCGGCGTGCTGGTGCTGCTGCTGCTCGTGGGCTTCGGCCTGCTGCTGCTGCGCCCCGACCCCCGCACGGCCGGCGTGACCACCACGCCGGAGCCCGCGACCGAGACCGCACCCACGACACCGACTGCCGACACCAGCGCCATTCCGGCGGCACCCGGCGGGGCGACCGACACGGCGACTGCCGGGGATCAGGCCACCGGCACCCAGCCGACCGGCACGCCCGACGTCGCCGCTGACGGCAGCGCCGCCGAACCCCCGACCATTGCGGCCGCCCCCGTGGAGGCGACGCCACCGATCAGCTCGACCGCGCCCACCGCCGAACCCACCGGGGCAGCCGCGACTCCGGAGACCGGCACCACGACACCTGAAGCCCAGCCCCCGGCCGCCGGTTCAGCGACGCCCCGATCCGGTGGTGCGGTCGCCACCAGTGAGTCCCGGGTTCCGCTGCGGAGTGACTACCGCATCACCCTGGGGACGTTCAGCACCGCGCAGGCCGCCGGCAACGCGGCTGCGCCGGTCAGTGCCCTCGGGTACACCGTCTACCCCATCGACCTCGGCTCGCAGGTCGTCGCGCAGGTCGGCCCCTTCGAGGACGAGGCCACAGCGCGGCAGGCCCTGGCCGATATCCAGCGGGCGTACCCGGGTGCCCTGCTGTATCCCCCCCGGAACCGCAGTCTCACCCAGGGCAACAGCACCGGTGCCACACCGACATCGGGTGGCCGCACCACTGCGGCGGCATCCAGCACCCCGGCCGCCGTTCCGGGTGGCCCGACGTACCTCCAGGTCGGTGCCTTCGACCGCGTGGACAGCGCCCAGAAACTCGTCCAGACGCTGCGCGACCTCGGCTACAACCCCACCGTGAACGCTCCGGATGGCAAGAAGGTCACGGTGCTGGTCGGGCCATACACCGGGGACGCCGTCACCCGCACCGAGACCCGCCTGAGCGAGAATGGCCTCGACCACTTCCGGGTGCGGTGAAGTGGCGGAAATTCCCACCGCCGCGATCAGCCGGCTCGTCACGTATCTCCGGATTCTCGAACAGCTCGAAACACAGGACGTGAGCCGCACCAGCAGCAGCGACCTGGCCGAACGCGCCGGGGTCAGTGCCTTTCAGGTGCGCAAGGATCTCGCGTACTTTGGCCGCTTCGGCACGCGCGGCATGGGCTA from Deinococcus sp. AB2017081 encodes the following:
- a CDS encoding SPOR domain-containing protein; protein product: MTGSAPRARRWPDILIGVLVLLLLVGFGLLLLRPDPRTAGVTTTPEPATETAPTTPTADTSAIPAAPGGATDTATAGDQATGTQPTGTPDVAADGSAAEPPTIAAAPVEATPPISSTAPTAEPTGAAATPETGTTTPEAQPPAAGSATPRSGGAVATSESRVPLRSDYRITLGTFSTAQAAGNAAAPVSALGYTVYPIDLGSQVVAQVGPFEDEATARQALADIQRAYPGALLYPPRNRSLTQGNSTGATPTSGGRTTAAASSTPAAVPGGPTYLQVGAFDRVDSAQKLVQTLRDLGYNPTVNAPDGKKVTVLVGPYTGDAVTRTETRLSENGLDHFRVR
- a CDS encoding tetratricopeptide repeat protein yields the protein MTQPIHYVLTGLLLAVATSASAQTLVETVTTTSIQNTLNTSNATNTLKVPVVPGAPSATDPATAPTPGATPAPAVTITPLTAGQQQLLKTAQLAFQAGQFAQARRQYEALVAANYTNPEPHFGLALTLLAQKDDRGAAFELGQFTALAPDRFEGPYNLGVIATRAGRYEDALKLYGDAAALMKDKASPAAQRQVLDALATEQTRRADFAALTTTLAAVVALDPADEDAQFRLAQARTLSGQGAAALPGVYALLKRAPGRADAALLLADIYVAQGLPDRGLRELNAALTRVTAPADRSDLLLRKANLLAAAGDTRGAVVSAQNATRENGRNAAAFARLGELRLSRGDRPGALVAYQNAVRLVPRNAAYRVALAGVHLSLNHGSEASSEASAALTLNPTGMTLARAQYVQGVTAYRQKQYAAALKALGASHAAAPSADASLWLGLSAYAAGDYTLASTALTESVKLDPTPTARQNLASALLASARYPEAEAVLRGLVTENARNAEAWYMLGLAQRAQQREQEARTSLKTAATLGSVRAQGALK
- the rlmN gene encoding 23S rRNA (adenine(2503)-C(2))-methyltransferase RlmN → MELLLDLHPDAYPLEGFRRRQLLDWVYGQGVGTFDAMTNLPTELRAELAATYHLSPYREIETVRSADGSVKYLFTLHDGRQMEAVYMPYLDRKTICVSTMVGCPAKCAFCATGAMGFGRNLTPGEIVGQILAVAGGEGLEPRELRNLVFMGMGEPLLNYANTMTAARILLHPLALGMSKRRVTLSTVGLPKGIRQLAAEDDLGIKLAISLHAPDDATRNTIIPTGHRNSVAEIMDAAREYQAATGRRVTFEYAMLRGVNDHLWQAEELAGLLRGLVSHVNLIPMNPWEGSGFESSSEDQIQAFYDALEARGIDVSVRRSRGKDAGAACGQLALKRPGAVAGTA